A part of Neovison vison isolate M4711 chromosome 6, ASM_NN_V1, whole genome shotgun sequence genomic DNA contains:
- the ARRDC2 gene encoding arrestin domain-containing protein 2 isoform X1 — translation MLFDKVKAFVVQLDGASGGAEPVFSGGQAVAGRVLLELAGPARVGALKLRARGRAHVHWTESRSAGSSTAYTQSYSERVEVVSHRATLLAPDTGETTTLPPGRHEFPFSFQLPPTLVTSFEGKHGSVRYCVKATLHRPWVPARRARKVFTVIEPVDINTPALLAPQAGALEKVARSWYSSRGLVSLSAKIDRKGYTPGEVIPVFAEIDNGSTRPVLPRAAVVQTQTFMARGAHKQKRAVVASLVGEPVGPGRRALWQGRALRIPPVGPSILHCRVLHVDYSLKVCVDIPGTSKLLLELPLVIGTIPLHPFGSRSSSVGSHASFLLDWGLGALPERPEAPPEYSEVVSDGEVAAAGQSPFPPLQDTNLSLEGPFFAYIQEFRYRPPPLYSEEDPNPPPEAMRPRCMTC, via the exons ATGCTGTTCGACAAGGTGAAGGCTTTCGTGGTGCAGCTGGATGGCGCGAGCGGCGGCGCCGAGCCGGTTTTCAGCGGCGGCCAGGCCGTCGCCGGCCGGGTGCTGCTGGAGCTGGCGGGCCCGGCGCGCGTGGGCGCCCTGAAGCTGCGCGCGCGGGGCCGCGCCCACGTGCACTGGACCGAGTCGCGCAGCGCGGGCTCGAGCACCGCATACACGCAGAGCTACAGCGAGCGCGTGGAGGTCGTGAGTCACCGTGCCACGCTGCTCGCGCCAG ACACAGGAGAGACCACGACGCTGCCTCCTGGGCGCCACGAGTTTCCATTCAGCTTCCAGCTGCCTCC GACACTAGTGACGTCATTCGAGGGTAAGCATGGCAGTGTCCGGTATTGCGTCAAGGCCACCTTGCACCGTCCCTGGGTCCCTGCCCGCAGGGCAAGGAAGGTATTTACGGTCATTGAGCCCGTGGACATCAACACACCCGCCCTGCTG GCCCCTCAGGCCGGAGCTCTAGAGAAGGTTGCCCGATCCTGGTACAGCAGCCGTggtcttgtctccctctccgcCAAGATCGACCGAAAGGGTTACACCCCAG GCGAGGTCATCCCAGTTTTCGCGGAGATCGACAATGGCTCCACGCGCCCCGTGCTTCCTCGGGCAGCCGTAGTCCAGACGCAGACCTTCATGGCTCGGGGCGCCCACAAGCAGAAACGAGCGGTGGTGGCCAGTCTTGTGGGCGAGCCTGTGGGCCCTGGGCGGCGGGCGCTGTGGCAGGGCCGGGCGCTGCGGATCCCCCCTGTCGGTCCTTCCATCTTGCACTGCCGGGTCCTGCACGTAGACTACTCCCTCAAG GTCTGCGTGGACATCCCCGGCACATCCAAGTTGCTCCTGGAGCTACCACTGGTCATCGGGACCATCCCCCTGCACCCTTTTGGGAGCCGCTCATCCAGCGTGGGCAGCCATGCCAGCTTCCTGCTGGACTGGGGGCTGGGAGCCCTGCCAGAGCGCCCCGAGG CCCCTCCCGAGTACTCAGAGGTGGTGTCTGATGGGGAGGTGGCGGCCGCGGGGCAGAGCCCCTTTCCACCACTGCAGGACACCAACCTGAGCCTCGAAGGCCCCTTCTTCGCCTACATCCAGGAATTCCGCTACCGCCCACCACCCCTGTACTCCGAG GAGGATCCAAACCCCCCCCCAGAGGCCATGAGGCCACGCTGCATGACCTGCTGA
- the ARRDC2 gene encoding arrestin domain-containing protein 2 isoform X2, producing the protein MRPGGVRSFVLELARVPGGAYRGGERLCGRVLLEAAAPLRVRALEVAARGGAATHWLEGRSVGVNAVSSDYAAAETYLRRRQLLLRDTGETTTLPPGRHEFPFSFQLPPTLVTSFEGKHGSVRYCVKATLHRPWVPARRARKVFTVIEPVDINTPALLAPQAGALEKVARSWYSSRGLVSLSAKIDRKGYTPGEVIPVFAEIDNGSTRPVLPRAAVVQTQTFMARGAHKQKRAVVASLVGEPVGPGRRALWQGRALRIPPVGPSILHCRVLHVDYSLKVCVDIPGTSKLLLELPLVIGTIPLHPFGSRSSSVGSHASFLLDWGLGALPERPEAPPEYSEVVSDGEVAAAGQSPFPPLQDTNLSLEGPFFAYIQEFRYRPPPLYSEEDPNPPPEAMRPRCMTC; encoded by the exons ATGCGCCCCGGGGGCGTACGCAGCTTCGTGCTGGAACTGGCCCGGGTCCCCGGCGGCGCGTATCGCGGCGGGGAGCGGCTGTGCGGCCGGGTGttgctggaggcggcggcgccgCTGCGGGTGAGAGCGCTCGAGGTGGCCGCACGCGGCGGGGCGGCGACGCACTGGCTCGAGGGCCGAAGTGTGGGCGTCAACGCGGTGTCCAGCGACTACGCGGCTGCGGAGACGTACTTGCGGCGGCGGCAGCTACTGCTCCGAG ACACAGGAGAGACCACGACGCTGCCTCCTGGGCGCCACGAGTTTCCATTCAGCTTCCAGCTGCCTCC GACACTAGTGACGTCATTCGAGGGTAAGCATGGCAGTGTCCGGTATTGCGTCAAGGCCACCTTGCACCGTCCCTGGGTCCCTGCCCGCAGGGCAAGGAAGGTATTTACGGTCATTGAGCCCGTGGACATCAACACACCCGCCCTGCTG GCCCCTCAGGCCGGAGCTCTAGAGAAGGTTGCCCGATCCTGGTACAGCAGCCGTggtcttgtctccctctccgcCAAGATCGACCGAAAGGGTTACACCCCAG GCGAGGTCATCCCAGTTTTCGCGGAGATCGACAATGGCTCCACGCGCCCCGTGCTTCCTCGGGCAGCCGTAGTCCAGACGCAGACCTTCATGGCTCGGGGCGCCCACAAGCAGAAACGAGCGGTGGTGGCCAGTCTTGTGGGCGAGCCTGTGGGCCCTGGGCGGCGGGCGCTGTGGCAGGGCCGGGCGCTGCGGATCCCCCCTGTCGGTCCTTCCATCTTGCACTGCCGGGTCCTGCACGTAGACTACTCCCTCAAG GTCTGCGTGGACATCCCCGGCACATCCAAGTTGCTCCTGGAGCTACCACTGGTCATCGGGACCATCCCCCTGCACCCTTTTGGGAGCCGCTCATCCAGCGTGGGCAGCCATGCCAGCTTCCTGCTGGACTGGGGGCTGGGAGCCCTGCCAGAGCGCCCCGAGG CCCCTCCCGAGTACTCAGAGGTGGTGTCTGATGGGGAGGTGGCGGCCGCGGGGCAGAGCCCCTTTCCACCACTGCAGGACACCAACCTGAGCCTCGAAGGCCCCTTCTTCGCCTACATCCAGGAATTCCGCTACCGCCCACCACCCCTGTACTCCGAG GAGGATCCAAACCCCCCCCCAGAGGCCATGAGGCCACGCTGCATGACCTGCTGA